The following are encoded together in the Triticum dicoccoides isolate Atlit2015 ecotype Zavitan chromosome 6B, WEW_v2.0, whole genome shotgun sequence genome:
- the LOC119320038 gene encoding uncharacterized protein LOC119320038: MASHVAATLPPLLPTPARCHLLTPPPAVYTARVELDSKKQQPGRASMSRSWIKDKADLPGRASRSSSWATDKTLRRAESLNGGVERLGRVETPRENWKRPASRTPSADRCDKKPRPPTEMVAASQASISAGPTSSVGLPEKKAEPMTQMVADSVVTSFAGPAPSIDLSGKKAKPVTEMVAGSEATLFAGPAASVDRSEKKAMPPTVVEASPFAGLAPLIDQPEKKPKPLAKMEMEPEASFFAGPTFMVSPDPSELPMPTFIMSPDPSELPMPTFLYKHKVAKVLARLVAPMLIDQQD; this comes from the coding sequence ATGGCTAGCCATGTCGCCGCGACTCTGCCGCCGTTGCTGCCTACCCCGGCGCGCTGCCACCTCCTGACGCCTCCTCCGGCGGTGTACACGGCTCGTGTGGAGCTGGACAGCAAGAAGCAGCAGCCTGGACGTGCCTCGATGAGCCGAAGCTGGATCAAGGACAAGGCCGACCTTCCTGGACGTGCTTCGCGGAGCTCCAGCTGGGCCACTGACAAGACGCTCCGCCGTGCCGAGAGTTTGAACGGCGGCGTGGAGCGCCTCGGCCGCGTGGAGACGCCGAGGGAGAACTGGAAGAGGCCGGCGAGCCGCACGCCATCCGCCGACCGGTGCGACAAGAAGCCGAGGCCTCCCACTGAGATGGTGGCAGCCTCGCAGGCATCAATCTCCGCTGGCCCGACGTCGTCGGTCGGCCTGCCCGAGAAGAAGGCAGAGCCTATGACTCAGATGGTGGCAGACTCGGTGGTGACATCCTTCGCTGGCCCTGCTCCGTCGATCGACCTGTCGGGAAAGAAGGCAAAGCCTGTGACTGAGATGGTGGCAGGCTCGGAGGCGACACTCTTCGCTGGTCCTGCGGCGTCGGTTGACCGGTCCGAGAAGAAGGCGATGCCTCCGACCGTGGTGGAGGCATCACCCTTCGCTGGCCTCGCTCCGTTGATCGACCAACCCGAGAAGAAGCCGAAGCCTCTGGCTAAGATGGAGATGGAGCCGGAGGCATCATTCTTCGCTGGCCCGACATTCATGGTGTCGCCGGATCCCAGCGAGCTTCCCATGCCGACCTTCATTATGTCGCCGGACCCGAGCGAGCTGCCCATGCCCACCTTCCTCTACAAGCACAAGGTCGCTAAAGTGTTAGCTAGATTAGTCGCTCCGATGCTCATTGATCAGCAAGATTGA